ATCACCGGCCGCTTAAGCGACAACTCAGATATATTCATGTGCCAGGATCTATTTCAGATCAGACAGTTTTTTTACACTTCTTACTTTAAGTGGCGCGTCGGGCTTTGCAAACAATACACCTGTTACTACCACTGTATCCCCCGGATTTATTCCGTTGGTAATTTCCACATTGCTGGCTTGTCTTACGCCTGTTTCCACACTGATGAACTTTGCTTTGCCTCCTTTTATAACCACTACCTGGTTGCGTTGATCATTTGGGATCAACACATTGGTGGGTACCATGATGGCGTGTTTGTTGGCGCCGGCATCAACATATACTTTTGCAAAACTTCCGGGATTCACTTTTGTGTTTTGCAGGGATGCCCTTACTTTCAGGTTCCTGGTAATGGTGTTGGCCTGCGGCTCTACTGCTATTATTACTGCTGACTGCCGGGCACTGTCTGCAATATCCATGGCGATAGTGACTCTATTCCCCTTGCGCACCAGCGGGGCATATGCTTCCGGAAGGGTAAAATCTATTTTTAAAGTATTTAGCTGCTGTATAGAAGCGATCACATCTGTAGGGGTAACGTAGGCGCCTATACTCACAAGACGCAAACCGACTGTACCGGTGAAAGGAGCTTTCACCACCGTTTTATCTATCAATGCCTGGTAATAGGCAATATCTGTTTGAATACTTTGCAGCTGATTCAGTGCGCTGTCGTAATCAGATTGGTTAATGCCGTTGATCGCCAGCAATTTTTTCAGGCGGGCTTCTGTTTTGATGGCGAGATCCAGCTGTACTTTTGATTTGGCGAGTTGTGCCTGCAGGTCTGCATCATTAATGCGTGCAATGACTGTTCCCTGGCGCACCACCGCCCCTTCAGGTACGTTCAGGTAAGTAATACGGCCGCTGGCTTCGGGATGCAACTGCACCGATTCATTGGATACTACCGTGCCATTGGCTTCCACAATGTTGGATATAGCCTGTTGGGAAGCGACAATTACATCTGCTAATACAACAGCATCCTGTTTAAGGGTGGGTGCTTTCTTATGCTGACAGGCATTCAGTAGTATGGCTGTACAGATTATTGAAACAAACAGCGAGATACGTATCATTCAGAACAGATAATTTAAAAACAGCTTCTTTCTATAGCTATCTTCAAAAAGAAGTGATTATAGTATTGATGAGCGTTTTCCGTTTGGCACATATCCCAAAGCCCTTATTCTGACAATGAAATACCCCCTTTTGTTTAATGGAGATAAAAAAATACTTTTATACGTTATATTAATTTAATCATGTATTTGATGCAACGGTATACCTTCTTTCACCTACCTGTTGCCGCCACATGGCATAGTATAAGCCTTTCTGCACCAGGAGCTCGTCATGAGAGCCGGTTTCAGCTATCTTCCCTTTTTCAAGCACATAAATCACATCGGCGTGCATGATGGTCGACAGCCGGTGAGCAATCAGGATGGTCATCTGTTCCCTGCTGGCAGATATTTCCCGGATCGTACGGGTGATATCTTCTTCGGTCAGTGAATCCAAAGCAGAGGTAGCCTCATCGAAAATGAGCAGTCGTGGTTGCCGCAGCAGTGCCCGTGCAATAGAGA
The Chitinophaga sp. MM2321 DNA segment above includes these coding regions:
- a CDS encoding efflux RND transporter periplasmic adaptor subunit, with protein sequence MIRISLFVSIICTAILLNACQHKKAPTLKQDAVVLADVIVASQQAISNIVEANGTVVSNESVQLHPEASGRITYLNVPEGAVVRQGTVIARINDADLQAQLAKSKVQLDLAIKTEARLKKLLAINGINQSDYDSALNQLQSIQTDIAYYQALIDKTVVKAPFTGTVGLRLVSIGAYVTPTDVIASIQQLNTLKIDFTLPEAYAPLVRKGNRVTIAMDIADSARQSAVIIAVEPQANTITRNLKVRASLQNTKVNPGSFAKVYVDAGANKHAIMVPTNVLIPNDQRNQVVVIKGGKAKFISVETGVRQASNVEITNGINPGDTVVVTGVLFAKPDAPLKVRSVKKLSDLK